The Sinorhizobium sp. B11 genomic interval AAAACGGTGGCCAGTACACCCATGCCGCCACCTGGGCCGTGCTCGCTCTCGCCCGCATGGGGCGGGCCGAAGACGCCTGGCGCGCTTTCGAGATGCTGAATCCGATCAATCATTCGCTCGATAAATCGTCTGCAGACGTCTATCGCATCGAGCCCTATGTGATCGCCGGCGACGTCTATGGCGAAGGTGCTCTCAAGGGACGTGGCGGCTGGAGCTGGTACACGGGTTCGGCCGGCTGGCTCTACCGTGTGGCCGTCGAGGGCATCCTCGGCATCCGCTCGGAGAATGGCCGACTGCACGTCAGGCCGGTCCTGCCGGCCGGATGGGACGGCTTCTCCGCCGAACTCGATCTGCCGAGCGGGAAATATCAGGTTTCCGTTTCGAAGGTGGACTCGGATCGCTGCTCCGTGACCATCAACGGCGCGGCAGTTGATGATCTGAACGAAGGATATCTGCTGGCGGCCAAGTAAAACTCGTTGCCGGGGCAGTCTGACTGGTGTCACTGCCCCGGCGATTGTCCCGACCAGTCTCGTTCAATCCGTCGGCAGGGTGAAGACGGTGCAGGGATCGGCGATGCCGCGCAATCGGTGTTCACCCAGTGGAACCAGCTGCGTTGTCGTCTCTGCTGCCAGCGCACCTGATATCAGCACACGATGACCAAGGGACTTGCAGAGCCCTTCCAGCCGGCTGACCAGATTGACCGCGGGGCCGATGGCCGTGAAATCCAGCCGGTCGGCAGCACCGATATTGCCCCAGAGCATTTCGCCGAAATGCAGCGCCACGCCGAAGGGCAATGGGACCAGGCCCTGTGCTTGCCGTGTGGCGTCGAGATGGACCATGCCTGCACGGGCGGCAGCGACAGCACGCAGAGACGCTTCGCAGGCCTCAGCGGGCGTTCCGGTAACGGGAAAGATCGCCAGAACGCCGTCCCCGATGAACTTCAGCACCTCGCCCCCGAAAGCATGCACTGCACCCGCAATACGATCGAACCACGCGTCAAGGGTGGCGATCATGAGGGAGGGGTCGGTCGCTTCCGAGAGCGCCGTGAAATCGCGGAGGTCAGCACAGAGCAAAGCGGCGCGAATGGTTTCACCATTGTTGCGGCCGAGCGCCCCGGCCTGTACCTGTGCGGCACTGCGTTTGCCGAGATAAGCTTCAAGAAGGGTTGTCAGCGCTGTACGGGCGGTTAGTGCCGCTAAGGGTGCCGCTGCAAAACGCGCGGCTTCGTCCAGCCGCTCTGTCTCGGACGGGGTGAACGAGCGGGATCCGGCCCAGCCCAATATCGGATTGTCAGAGCCTCGGCCGATCTTTCCTTCGTATATTGGTCCAAGTCCGGCAAGCCAGTCGCCCGCAGCCTTGTTGAGCGAGCTGCCGGCAAAATCGAGTGCCTCGATGACGGCGCCGGTTTCAGCCCTCCACAACCAGGTCCGACGCGCAATGATCGGATGCGGAATGGAAAGAGTGAGAGCCCCGCCCGCAAGTGGCAGACCGTCGGCAAGCAACTGGCGGCCAAGCTCGGCTATGAATTGTTCGGGGCTGGACGAGGTACTGGCCTCATCGACCAGCCAGGCGAGGTGGGCGGGCAAATCCATTCCTCGATCATGCCATAGCGCCCGCCTGATGTCAGCCAGACGACTGCGACAGTCGGACGCGCTTTCTTCGTGAACCTGGCTTCCCTTTCAAATGATAAGCTTGGTCACTTCCTGCCGTGAAAGATATCCGGTCCCGGGTCGCGTCCCGCCGTCACTGCTTCCAGGCGGCCAAGGTAGTGGGCCCAGCCTTCGGCATGGCCGGCGCATTGCTCGACATTGGGCAAGCCGGTATGCGTCAGACGCAAGAGCGTTCCATCAGGCTGCTCGATCAGATCGATCTCGACGAGGCTCGATCCCGGCGGCACCACGTCGCTGCCATCCCAGCCGAAGCTGTAGGCCAGGCGGTGGACCGGCACCACTTCACGGAACGATCCGCGCGCGAAACGCGCACCTGTCACGTTGACGAGATAAAGCCCCCCGGGCTGGGCTCGATATCCGCCTCTGTTCCCATCCAGCGGAGGATCTTTTCCGGATCCGTCAGCAGGGCGAACACTGCCGCAGGCGGCGCAGAAAGATGCGTTTCGCGGCGAACAACGAGAGCTTCCTGCATCGTTTTCTCCCTAAATTGGTCTGCGCCGATTGAGGCCACGACGCGGTGTCCTCAATTATTTTAGGGGGAAGATCTCTCCCAGCAAGGGCGTCGTGAGTGATCGTCTTGAGAATTGTGGTTGCCGTCAGGCCTATGCAGATGACGGGGGGAACTACGGATTTGCCTTTAGAAAGGCGATAAGATCGTCGACTTCGAAGCTCCACAATCCCCAGAAGCGCATCTTTGTTCCCGGGACTTTTCTGTTCGGCGCTGCCAAAAATTCGGCAAGTTCATGCTCGTTCCACACGAGCCCCTCTTCGCCGGCTTTCTTCAAGGCAGGGGAGTAGGCGTAGTCGTCTAGGCCAGCTGCCCGCCTTCCCACGACACCCTTCAGTGAGGGGCCAAATGTACTTCTGGTGTCATCGACAATGTGGCACGAAGAACAGGCCCGAAAAATTCTCGCACCACGATCTGCATCAGCCGCGAAACTATTGCTCGCAACTGAAGCTGCCGTAATTGCCAATGCGATTGTTTTCAACGTCGTTCTAGGCCTGCGCATCGATCCTGGTGAGTTTGAAGAAGAACCGCCTTTCGTCGTCGCGCACGCACATCATCCCAGCCAGCGTGTTATCGTTCACCCGTCTGAAATGGTCGACGATCGGTTGCCTGTCGTAAACCATTGCAGCGCTTGCGACGTGCTCGAATGCCCGAACTTCCAGGGCTGCTGTCGTGCCCCGCGCGCGGAACGCCTTGTGCAGAAGCGAAAACAGGCTTCGGGCAAGGGACGTCCGTCCCAACGGCGCAAGCCTGATTGCAAGCCCGAGAGGAACGAAGCGTGGATCAACGGCCACAAGCCTCCCGGGAAGCCACTGAAAGAGCAGGGCGTCCGCTCGCCTGTCGGGGTGAAAGCGCTTGCCGAACCATCGCAAATTCTCGAGAACGCCGTCCAGTGGATGCCCCGACGGAATGCCGGCGCCTCTCCAAAGCCCGGTCATCTCAAGCGGATCGACAGGCTCGAGCGACCGGAACCAATCCGTCATGTCTTTCTGCAGGTCCACTTGCACGGCTTCACCTTTTTCTATGGTCACACCAGAAACGACGTAGCGCTTGTGTGCGGAGATTCCGAGGGCCGAATCCTCTCTCTGTCCGGAACTTTCGAAGTTCGTGCTGGTTGGACTGAATATAAAGAGCGTCAATCGCAAGACGGTGTCCGGCAAAATGGGTGTTCATTGTGGCTTTTTCGCCCTGGCGTTGGCGATACCAATCCGCGCTTATGCGCGAAAAAACTGCCGCGGGATACCTAGCCAGACACACGATTGATCGGATGCAATGAGGCCGATTATGACCAAACTCGACAAGCAACATCGCGAACATTTGGAAACACCTCCAGGCGCCCCGGAAAACAAGGTCGGGCGCGGCCCGCCTATCAAGGGGTCGGGCGAGCAAGATGCCATAAGGCCGGGCATCAACGATCCCCGCCTGATGCCGATTGGCAAGCCAGGCATTCGCGTTCGCGAAGGAAAGCGATGACTTGCCTGAAGCTCATCGCAGGTTGGGGGAACCGGAAGTGACACCGATGTGGACTTTGCGGCAAATACCCTCGGCCAGGCGCCCGATGCATCGCCTTTTCGGCAAGCCATTCTTGTTTGGGCTTGCCGTCGGGCTTTTCATCGCCGCTCCCCATGCTGCAATGAGCCAAGCCGGCAGCAAGGAACAGCAACCGGGATGTCAGGCCGATAACCCGTCGTCAGTCGAGACGGATCGGCAGACGGTGAATGGGGGATCGGAAAGCAAGATATCTCGCTGCAAAGGCGTATTGACGCCTCCGCCGACGGGCGATCGCGGGATGGTTGAACCGGCCCCTCCGACCGGGGACATGCCGGTCATTCGACCGGGCGACACACCCCAACAGGCACCTGCGCCCAAACAACAATAGGCGAGACAACGCCACTCGGCGTTGTCGGATGCCCGATATCTACGGGAACATGTCGTAACCGCCGCGGCGGAAGGACGGTCGTGCCTTGAGGCGCTCGAAATAGGCTATAACCGCCGGTAACCTGGGTCGTTCGATGGGCGTGTGAAACCATCTGTTGACCGAAAGGCCGATCAGGATGTCGGCCAGCGTGAATTCGTCTCCCGCTACGAAAGGTGCTGTCGTCGCGAGGGTGTTCTCCAGGACTTCCATCCTGCGATTCCAGTTCCCGGCACTGTCGGCAATGACGGAGCGGTCGGAATAGGCGAGGTCCTTGCGCACAAGGCCCTGGAATGCACCGCGCCAGGCACTGTTGAGCTCCGTTGCTTGCCAATCCATCCATCGTTCGACGAGCGCCCGTCTCCATGGGGAGGGTGGCAGGAGATCGTCGCGGCCATACCTGGACGCAAGATAACGGCAGATCGTATTGGACTCCCATAGGATGCCGTCATCGCTATCGATGACCGGCACGAGACCATTCGGATTAAGCGCAAGGAATTCCGGTGCGCTGGTCGAGGCAAATCCCGTTCCCCAATCTTCCTGCACATACTCGATGCCGATCTCTTCGCAGGTCCACAGCACCTTTCGAACATTGATGGATGATTGCCTGCCAAGAACTCGAAGGGCGCCCATGATCCACTCCTAACCAGTGGGCCTTGGTTATCGAATGAGATCTTGCTTTGCACCACCAAACATGTCGCGGCGACAACAAAGCCTGCACTTGTGTATTCCCGGCAATTTACCGCAGCAATTTCAGGGATCCGGTCAGCGACCTTACCCATTTAGCCGGTCCAGCAAGGCCCAGTCCGTCGATCTCCTCATCGCTCAAGTCCCTGTCCGGGAACTGACGCTGGTAGTCAGTATAGTCGTGCAGTGAGCGCGCAAAACCAGGAAACGGTACGATGGCGTGTTCTTCCGGCTGGTTCAGCGCCTTCAACAGGATCTGTCGGATCGTCTCGCCATCGGCCTGCAGGATCGGCACCGGTCGATTGGAGACGATATCGGTGGCCCTGCCAGCACGGTCGCTGAGCCTCTCGGCGCCAAGGAGCGGCATTTTGGCGCCTACGCCAATGCCGATGGCGCTGACTGTATTTGCAATGAGAGCGGACGGGAGTTTGGGGTCGACGACAATGGCAATGCGGATATCGGAGAGCATCTGAAAGACCTGAGATTACGATGGCGACAGCCTAAGTGATCGCAGCAGAACAATCCTGTCTGATATTGCCGTCCTCGGCCGAAACTTGGTAGGATCGACCTGCTTTGTGCAATTTGTAGGTAGATGCTTCCCATGACGACATTTGAGCCGGTTGAACTGAAAATCCTTTCGAGCCTGCAGGCCGAGGGACGCCTGACAAATCAGGAATTGTCCGAGCGTGTCGGCATGTCCACATCCCCTTGCTGGCGAAAGGTGCGGCAGCTTGAAGAGACAGGTGTGATCCGGGGTTACAAGGCCGATCTCAACCGGCGCAAACTCGGGCTCGGCGTCCTTGCCTTCATCCGAGTGAAGATAGATGGTCATAACGAGGCAGAGGCGGACGCCTTTGCCGCCGAGGTTGCACGGCTACAGGAAGTCGTCGCTTGTTATAGCATTGCCGGAGATTCGGATTTTCTATTGCAGGTCGTCTCGGCTGATCTCGATTCCTATGCCGATTTCGCCATGTCGGTCGTGCGCCGCCTGCCGCGCATCAAGGAAATGCAGACCACGTTTGTTCTTAAGGAAATCAAACCGTTCGAAGGTTTTCCGGTAGGATTTTAAGAAGCGGATCCGAATTGATGATCGGTGGAAATAGCCGTCCAGCGGGTGCTGGACGGCTAGAGGGTACTGAAAAGCGGGCCGTCATGGCTTCAATATAGCTGGATCAAATAATCACATTTCAACAGATCCAGAATGATCGGTGACGCTTGCGCGAGACTTTTCGCGACGCACAATAAGTATGACAATTTGATTTGTCAGGCCGTGCCACAGTTGTTGAGCCGTTTGCCGCGATGTGTACCAGCACAGAAGAATTCAGTTTCCAGGAAGCCGAAATTTTTAGTTTCCACCCGATTGACCGGATCGGAAACCTTGCGTTAGCTTGATTAAATCAATTTGATTGAATCAAAAAATAACAACTAAGGGAACGAAAAAATGGGACTGGATAAGAGCGTAATCCGCAGTGTTTCTGCGCGCGCCGCCTGGGCCGCGGCCACCGCCCTGACGGTGGTGATGACCTTTGGTATATCGGCTGCTTCGGCTGCCGAATCCGTGCTGACGATGCATATCGAAGAGCAGTCGAGCTGGGTGCAAAACTTCAATCCGTTCGATCTTGCCGGTCGTCGGCAGAGCACCATGGATTTCATCTATGAGCCGCTGGTCATCTTCAACGCGCAGGATGGCGGCAAGCCGGTCTGGCGCTTGGCGACAAGCTACAAGTTTTCCGACGATATGATGTCGATCACCTATGAATTGCGGCCCGGCGCGAAATGGTCTGATGGACAGCCGCTGACCTCAGCTGACGTCAAGTACACAATCGATCTGATGCTGAAGAATGCCGCGCTCGACACGGTTGGTGTCGGCGAGACCGTTGCATCCGTCGAGGCGCCGTCGCCGACGGAGGTGACGATCAAGCTCAAGGCCGTCAATTCCGACTTCCCGGAATCGCTTGCCGATCTTGCCGTCGTTCCCCAACATGTCTGGAAGGATGTTTCAGATCCGGTTGCTTTCAAGAATGAGAAGCCGATCGGTTCCGGTCCGATGACGGAAGTGCGCCGGTTCACGCCGCAGGTTTATGAACAGTGCCGCAACCCGGACTACTGGGATGCCGCTTCGCTGCATGTCGATTGCCTGCGACTGCCGCAGATTTCCGGCAACGACCAGATGCTCGCGATCCTGCCGGAAGGCAATATGGATTGGATCGGCTCCTTCATCCCCGAGATCGACAAGACCTTCGTGGCGCTCGACGCCGATCACAACGGCTACTGGCAGCCGCCGGCTGAAACCGTCGCCTTCCAGATGAACTTCAAGAGCAAGGACGAGGGCAATCTGGAAGCCTACAAGGATCTGAACTTCCGTCACGCCTTCAGCCTCGCCATGGACCGCAAGTCGATGGTCGACATTGCCGGCTTCGGCTATCCCGTCGTCAACGAACATGCCTCCGGCCTGCCGCCCCGCTTTGAAGGCTGGCGCAACAAGGCTGCCGAAGGCGACAAGGATGCCTTCATGGGTTTTGATACCGAGAAGGCCAGCAAGATCCTCGACGACGCAGGCTACAAGAAGGGTTCGGACGGCTTTCGTACGACGCCGAGCGGCAAGCCGATCAATTTCCCGATCATCGTTCCCAATGGCTGGACAGACTGGATCGATGCCGTGCAGATCGCCGTCGAAGGCCTGCGCGCAGCCGGCATCAATGCTTCGGTCACGACACCGGAATACGAACAGTGGCGCAAGCAGATTCTCGACGGTAGTTTCGAGGTCGTCATGAACTCGCGTGCCGATGGGGCGACTCCATTCCGCGGCTATTACCAAAGCCTGTCGACGGCTTATGCCGGCCGCGTCACAGGTGCTCCCTCGCGCTATTCCAACCCGAAACTCGACGCGCTCTTCGATCAATATCTGAAGGCGACGTCCGATGATGATCACAAGAAGATCTTCAACGATATTCAGCTGCTGGTGGCCGAAGATTTCCCCGTCGTGCCTGTCTTCAATGGTCCGACCTGGTATCAGTTCTCCAGCAAGCGCTTTACCGGCTGGGTAACCGACAAAGACCCGGTCATGAACCCGGAAGATCACGATAACAACCGGATGCGCCTCATGCATCTGCTCCGCCTGAAGCCGGTCCAATAAGACCGGCGAGGCAAGGGACATGCGTGTTTCCGGACGGCGCCTTGGCGTCTATGCAGTCGCCCTGGCGTTCGCCATCGTGATGAACTTCATACTTCCCCGGCTTATGCCGGGGACGCCCGTCGATGCCATGGTCGCGCAGCTCGGCCCGCGGGCGACACCTGCAGCCGTCGAGGCGATCAAGGCACGCTTCGGCGCAGTCGATCAGCCGGTGCTCCTGCAATTCGTCGACTATATGAAGGGACTTGCAACCTTCGATCTCGGCGTCTCGGTCAAATATTACCCTCAGACGGTTGTCCAGGTCCTCAGCCGCTCGACAATCTGGACGATTTTCCTTGTCGTCACCGCCATCATTTTTTCGCTCAGCGTCGGTGTGGTTCTGGGTGCAATTTCCGCCTGGCGGCGCGGCGGACGTTTCGACACGATCATCTCCCCGCTCGCGGTCGTGATGATTTCGGTGCCGCCTGTCATCGTGGGTCTGACGACGCTCTTCATGTTCGGTGTGTCGCTGCGGTGGCTGCCCGTTGGCTACGCCTATGATCCGAACCTCGATCCGGGGTTAAACTTCACTTTCGCCGGCAGCGTCTTCATCCACGCCATCATGCCGGTGCTGACGCTGTCGCCGTTCCTGATCGGGGAGTTTCAGACGACCATGCGCTCGTCGATGATCTCGGTGCTCGGGGAGGATTACGTCACAATGGGCCGTGCAAAGGGCCTCAGCCATCTGAGCGTGATGTTCGGCTATGGTGCGCGCAATGCCATGCTTCCGGTCCTGACGAACCTCGCTCTTATGCTCGGCGCCGTCTTCGGCGGTTCGATCGTCACCGAAATCGTCTTCAACTATCCGGGACTCGGCTTGACGCTCTATACCGCAAGCATCGCTCGCGACTATCCGGTCATCCAGGGCCAGCTCCTGCTGATGACGCTCGCAACGCTCGGCGCGAATTTCCTCGTCGATATCATCTACGGGTTCATCGACCCCAGGCTGCGGGATGCCGTGTAATGGGAGCCACGCTCAGATCCATTGTTCGTCAGAAGAAGGCCGTCGCCGGTCTGATCATCGTCGTCGGACTCTGGCTGATGGCATTGCTTGCCCCTGTCATCGCCCCTGGCGAGCCGGGCGCACGTGTCGGCCGTTCGCACCAGCCACCTTCCATCGAGCATGTGCTTGGCACGACGAAAATGGGCCGAGACGTCTATCGCCAGTTCGTCTGGGGTGCCCGCAGTTCGCTGTCGGTCGGTTTTGCAACGGGCATTGCCATCACCGTCATCGGCACCGCGATCGGCCTCGTCGCCGGTTACGCCGGAGGCAGGACGGACGCCGCGCTCGACCTTGCGACAAACGCAGTTCTGGTCGTACCAAACATGCCGCTTCTGATCCTGCTTGCCTCCTTTGCCGGCACGGTCGGGCCGATGACGATCATGACCATCATCGCGCTGACCTCCTGGCCATGGGGCGCGCGCATGACGCGCTCGCAGACCATGGCGCTGCGCAACCGCGATTTTGTCACCGCATCGAAAATGATCGGCGAACCGGCATGGCGCATCATCTTCGTCGAGATCCTGCCGAACCTGACGCCGCTGATCGGCATTAACCTCGTCGGCAGCATCATCTACGCGATCGTCGCACAGACGACGCTCGAATATCTCGGCTTCGGCGATCCACTGAAAGTTTCCTGGGGCACGATGCTCTATAATGCCCAGAATGCATCGGCGATCATGGTCGGCGCGTGGTGGGACGTCGGCGTGCCGGCCATCGGCATCGCGCTGACCGGCCTCGGCCTTGCGCTGCTTAACTTTGCCTTCGACGAGATCGCCAATCCGCAGCTTCGCTCCGGTCCGGCACTGACGCGCTGGTTCCGGCTCACCCGTGCCCGCAACCGTGAACTGGAGGCACGCCGATGACCAGCAATCTCCTGGAAATCGAAAAGCTCAATGTCGACTACCTGCTCGACAGGGGAGAGTTCCGCGCCGTCAAGGATGTCTCCTTCAATATCGGCAAGGGCGAGATCTTCGGGCTTGCCGGCGAATCCGGCTGCGGCAAGAGCACAATCGCCTATGCCATCACGCGACTGTCCAAGGCCCCTGCCTGGATCAGCGGCGGTAGCATCCGCATGGATGGGCAGGATCTTCTGAAGATGCCCGAGCGCGATCTGCAGAAGATCCGCTGGAAGCGCATCGGTATGGTCTTTCAGAGCGCGATGAACTCACTCAATCCGCTAATGCGGGTCGAAGCGCAGTTTCATGATGTGCTTCACAGGCACACCGGCTGCTCGCGTCAGGAGTCGCGGGCGCGCGGAGAGGAGATGTTCCGGCTCGTGGGCATACCGTCGCAGCGCATCAGCGACTATCCGCATCAGTTTTCGGGCGGTATGCGACAGCGCATTGTCATCGCCATTTGCCTGGCGCTGAGGCCCGAGCTCATCATCATGGACGAGCCGACAACGGCGCTCGATGTCGTCGTGCAGCGCGAAATCCTCGAACAGGTCGTCGACCTGCAGCGAGCTTACGGGTTTTCGGTGCTGTTCATCACCCATGACCTGCATCTGATGGCGCAACTCTGCCAGCGCATTGGCGTCATGCTGAAGGGCGAACTCGTTGAGGTCGGAGATGTCAGCCAGGTCAGTCAGGCGCCGTTGCATGATTATACGCGCAAGCTCTGGAACGCCATTCCCCAGCTTCCGAGCACGCCCCATCTTTCAGGAGCACTGGCATGAAGCCCGAGGCAAGTCCGTCCACGGCCACACCCGTCATACGGATCGAAGAGATCAGGCGACAATTCGGACCGGTGCATGCACTGAAAGGCGTTTCCTTCTCGCTCCATCCCGGCCGCGCGCTGGCGCTTGTCGGCGAGTCCGGCTGTGGCAAGACGACCTGTGCCCGTATCATCGCGCGTCTCGACCGGCCGACCGGCGGCAAGCTATTCTTTCGCGAGCAGGATCTGACCGCGCAGGGGACGGCGAGGGATGAACGTCTCTATCGCAAGGACGTTCAGATGGTCTTCCAGGATCCGTTCTCGTCACTCAATCCCGCCTTCACGGTCAGCCATCATCTTTCCCGGCCACTGCAGCTTCATAGCCAGGACACGTCGCGGATAGCTCTTGAGGATGGCATTACGGAATTGCTGACAAGCGTCGGTTTGGACCCGGCCGTGTCGAAGCAGAAATTCCCGCATGAGCTTTCCGGCGGCCAGCGGCAACGCGTCAACATTGCCCGGGCTCTTGCGGTCGCGCCGAGCGTGCTGGTTGCAGACGAGCCGACGTCGATGCTCGATGTTTCCATCCGCAAGGACATTCTCGATCTGCTTGCCCGGGTGAAGAGGGAGAACGAACTGGCGATGCTCTATATTACCCATGACATCGCAACGGCGGCGCATGTGGCCGAAGAGATCGTCGTGATGTTTGCCGGTCAAATGGTCGAATGGGGTGATACAGAAACAGTGCTCTCCAAACCCCGCCATCCCTATACCCAGCTCCTGCTATCGGCGGTGCCCGATGGCGGACGCCCTTTCGTGACCGGCGGCAGTGCACGCTTCCTCGAGCAGGCAGAGCGCGTCCGTTCGCTCAGCCGTCCGGAATCCACGGTGATCGAACAGATCGGCCCCAATCATTTCATGCGCGCACTCGGCGCCCAAAGCTAACAGGACATACGCCAATGGATTATCTCGTGAACCTGTCCACTCTTCCGCAGGACACAAAATCACCCGACGCGATGGCAAAAGCGGGCGTCACTATCCGCCGGGCACTGCCTCCTGAACTGAAGCTGATTGTCCGCTGGATCGGCGAGCATTTCGGCGACGCGTGGGCAAGCGAGGCAACGGTTGCGATGACGCGCCAGCCGCCGACCTGCTTCATCGCTACGCGCGAAGGCAGGCTCGTCGGCTTTGCCTGCCACGAGGCGACCGCTCCCGATTTCTTCGGGCCGACCGGTGTCGATGAAAGCATGCGGGGGCTCGGCGTCGGCAGGGCGCTGCTCTTTGCCAGCCTCAACGACCTGAAGACCATGGGCTATGGTTATGCGATCATCGGCGATGTCGGCCCATCCGCCTTTTACGAGAAAGCCGTCGGCGCCACTCCCATCCCCGATTCCGCTCCCGGCATCTATGCCGGCATGCTCAAGAGCTGATAACGACAGTCCGAACAGAAAGAAGCAATCATGTCCAAACCGCGACATCCGGCCTTGCGGCTCGAAACTCTCTGGAATCCACCAGCCGACGGCAAGGATTTCTCCTATGTCCTGCAGCTCAAGAATCTGGCCGCCGAGCCACTCTCGGGCTTCTCGCTCTGCGTCAGTGGCCCAGGACGGGTCGATCCCGCTGGACGTGTGGAGGGGGCAACCGTTTTAAAAAGGCTGTCGAACTTCACCGAATTCCAGCCGCCGGAAGGTTTCGTTCTCGGCAAGGGCGAGACCTGGACGATATCAGTCCACGCGCTGAGCTGGCAGTTTCGCCATTGGACGGATGGTGCGACCAGCGCCTATCTCGCTTTTGCCGACGGTAGCACCGTTTCGCTCGGGATCGAGCCCACGCGGTCATCTGCCAGCAATGCGCCCCTGAAGCGTGGCGCGGAGATTTTCCCCGTGCCGGCCATGGCGCCGGTGCAGGTTTCGATCATTCCCTGGCCGAACCATGTGGCTGTCGCTTCACGGCGACCCTTGCCGGCAGGCTTCGCACTGCAGGCTGAAGATGCGGATGCGATAGCTGCAGCTGATAGCTTTAAGACACTGGTCTCCCATCTCTTTGCCGTCGAAGGTA includes:
- a CDS encoding ATP-binding cassette domain-containing protein, giving the protein MKPEASPSTATPVIRIEEIRRQFGPVHALKGVSFSLHPGRALALVGESGCGKTTCARIIARLDRPTGGKLFFREQDLTAQGTARDERLYRKDVQMVFQDPFSSLNPAFTVSHHLSRPLQLHSQDTSRIALEDGITELLTSVGLDPAVSKQKFPHELSGGQRQRVNIARALAVAPSVLVADEPTSMLDVSIRKDILDLLARVKRENELAMLYITHDIATAAHVAEEIVVMFAGQMVEWGDTETVLSKPRHPYTQLLLSAVPDGGRPFVTGGSARFLEQAERVRSLSRPESTVIEQIGPNHFMRALGAQS
- a CDS encoding GNAT family N-acetyltransferase: MDYLVNLSTLPQDTKSPDAMAKAGVTIRRALPPELKLIVRWIGEHFGDAWASEATVAMTRQPPTCFIATREGRLVGFACHEATAPDFFGPTGVDESMRGLGVGRALLFASLNDLKTMGYGYAIIGDVGPSAFYEKAVGATPIPDSAPGIYAGMLKS